The Alligator mississippiensis isolate rAllMis1 chromosome 8, rAllMis1, whole genome shotgun sequence genomic sequence TAACCACGTGCCCCACACAAAGGCCCCTggtgcccctcctgctgcaggctggccaccccccAACTATTTCATCCATcagccatattttttttaattttaattttgtgtttCACTTCAAATTAGCCAAACCCATTCTGAAACCTATCAGAGATTTCagagatttctagggttggaagggacctattacgtcatcgagtccaaccccgtGCTCTGGAGTAactcaagtaaccccagccaggtgcttgtctcaTCTCCTTTTGACCACCTCCAAGGTCGGGgaaaacaccacctcccttggaagcccattccagattttggcaaccctcaccgcaaagaatttcttcctgatgtccaacctaaatctactctgctTCGGTTTATGGCTGTTTTTTCTTGTAAACCCAAGGGGcgcctggtaaacagagcatccccTATTCCCTACTgatccccctgatgagtttgtagacagccatgagatcacctctcagccttctcttgcggaggccgaagagattcaggtccctcaatcggtCTTCAtaggatctgacctgcaggcccctaaccacatGAGCAGCccccctctgaaccctttccaggttatccacatctttcttgaactgcagcacccaaaactggatgcagtactccagctgcggcctcaccagtgccccaCAGAGGGGCATCAATTGAGCAGAACTCGATCGTTCAGATTCATGtgcaagtatcctccctcccagcctcaggcTTCAGATACTGCCAAAGCCACGGCAGGCGTCCCAAAGTCTTGGGGTTCGCATGTGCTGAGTGTTGCTTGCCCTTagcaaaggagcaagctagggaggatcCCCCCCCAAGAAGCAAGGATTGCTCCCCAAAGCTAGGGAGGACCCACCCCCAAAGGAGCAAGGACCGCTCCCCAAAGTTAGGGAGGACCCCCCAAAGGAGCAACGATTGCTCCCTAAAGTTAGGGAGCACCCCCCCCCAAGGAGCAACAATTGCTCCCTAAAGCTAGGGAGCACCCCCCTCAAAGGAGCAAGGATCCTACCCCAAAGGAGCAATGATCGATCCCCAAAGTTAGGGAGGACCCCCCCAAAGGAGCGAGGATTGCTCCCCAAAGCTAAGGGGGTCCCCCcaaaaggagcaagctagggggCTCCCCCCCCATCCGCATAACAGAGGGGCGATCCCCCACCTCCGTACAACGGGCACCGTTTCAAAGAACGCTTCCAAGCAGAGCCCCCTTCCCTACGTCGCACAGGGCCCTGCCGTCGCCAAGCCCGGGGGGCCGCCAGCCTGGCACGAGCCCCGCAGACGCTCCCACACGCGGggtctccaccccctgccccgcgGGCCCCGAAGCGGGAAGGCAGGAAGGCGTCACGCTGCGGCCGAGCCGGCTGAGGCCCCCCTCCCCGCCGGGCCGCACTCACGCTCTCCCACCAGCAGGATCCTCACGTCCTTCTTCATGTCCCCGCTGCTGGGCCCGGCGCGGGACCCGCTCACATGGGGGCGGGTCGCGGCCTAGGCCTCGCGCGAGCGCTCCTGTCCCCTCAGCCGGCTCGGCGCGAGCCTCCCCCGCCCGCGGCGACGGCGGCCCGAGAAGGACAATTTCGACGGACGGCGCgaacctccccccgcccctcagccagcagaggcggcgaCGGCAGCGCGGAAAGGACATGTTAAGACGGGCGGCGCCAGCGCCAACGTGCCCTCTAGCGGACAGGAGGAGCAGCGGCGGCTCTGGCGCAGGCGTTGGagccagccagagccagagcGGGGCTGGGATGCCTGGGCTTGGTGCAGAGGAGCCTTCAGGTCTAAGGAGGGAAACTAAGGGATAAATGTCTCCTGTGACCCCCATCACTCTGGCTCACTGAGGCCACTGTCACACGTTACATGCATTGCACGATTGACAGCTGAGCTGCGCAATAAATGTAGCCCAGCCACAAGCGCAAAGTCATGACTGCATGACAAAAATGACCCTCCCGCTATAAAAAAGAGGCTAGGAAGTTAGTACTTGGAAATGTGCAACGAGTTGCCAGCCAGCTTTAATTGAACATAGGGCAGTGACAGCCTGCTCGCTTCCACGCATCCGGAGAAGACGCAGAAAAGACGAGCCTGCTGCTAAGCCGGCAGCTGCAACGGTGCTGGCGGAGAGATTCCTGGACCGTGACGTATTTGGAAAAGAACAGCCATGCGGCCCTTCGTTCTTCCCGCCTGCTGAAGAACCCAGGCAAATACCCTCAACTACCCAGACAGAAAAATCAGCTCCAAAATTCAGGCAGCGCGTATGTATTGAAGTACCAAAGTGTAAATGTTATGGTGAAACCTTGCATTTAACTATACAAAGAGCAGCAAAGAGGGAGGGAAGACAGTAAAAGAAACACCAATTTGATTTACTAATAGTTTTTATTAAAGTAATTGCCCATAAGTATTCCAAATAGTATTTGCAATGTATTTGTGTATATTAAATGTGTGTCTGGTATTCTTTCTAGAAGCTGACTGGGAACTGTTTGTTAATGGTGCACTCAGGATTTACATAGAACATACCTGAAGCTTGACTGTGCAATGCTCTTGGGAAAATAATTACAAAAAACGAACATGGCTGTCTTTTAGCATGGATCTAAGCATGAGACTCAGCATAAAGATGAGCATAATAGAGGAAAGATCTCAGTCCTCTTCTCTCCATTACACTTAAGTAGTAAATTTCAGCATGGGAGTAAGTGTTTGGAAGATCAAGGCCTAATATGACGTTATACAAATTCCAGTTAGGAGAGTTACTTCCAAATAATGTACACCGCATAcgttaattaaaatatttcaaaatgtacaTGGACCACTTTAAAAACTGCAACAGTACCAGTAGCACCTTTTCAGCTCAACAGCTTCACTTACTTCATGGATTTATAATTATGCTTAAAGAGAACCTTGTGAGAGGCAGCACCTTTCCTGCACAGAGGTCCTAGAATTGGCAAGTAAAAAGCATCCATCACATACATCATGACCTAAATCATCACATAGATTGtatttttgaaagagccacctggatatcACATGaaaaattgctgcagtacagaaggaaaacccccatgaatctcATACCACTGGCtgtgacatatcacccctccctagaacctatacagaaaatcctcagaCAATTGCAACCCATAGTAAAAGAAGACCAACTTCTTAAAGAGAtctcttcccagaaccacccatcctagccttcaaacaaggaccaaaccttgccaacctcatcaccagaagcaaacttcctatggcccaaaccataccaaatggatccagaccctGCTGGGACAACCCTgctgcaccaaatgccctgatggaaaatacgtaggagagaccaaataaCAAGTGctcaccagaaatctatcaaagacacaAATACCTAAATACCAGGTGGGgacatttctcacaggaaaaccattctctctccaatctctcagttctaaaccTCAatgggaacttacaaaacaccttttataacacaaaactgtggggagaagtggacatgccggagggcagggaacagctacaagcagacctggacaggttggacaaatgggcagaaaacaacagaatgcagttcaacaaggagaaatgcaaagtgctgcacctagggaggaaaaatgtccagcatacctactgcctaggaaatgaccttgctgggtggcacagaagcggaaagggatcttggagtcctagtggactccaagatgaacatgagtcggcagtgtgacgaagctatcagaaaagctaatggcactttatcgtgcatcagcagatgcatgacgaacagatccaaggaggtgatacttcccctctatcgggtgctggtcagaccgcagttagagtactgcgtgcaattctgggcaccgcacttcaagagagatgtggataacctggagagggtccagagaagggccactcgtatggttaagggcttgcagaccaagccctacgaggagagactagagaacctggacctttttatcctctgcaagagaaggttgagaggcgaccttgtggctgcctataagttcatcacaggggcacagaagggaattggtgaggttttattcaccaaggcacccccgggggttacaagaaataatggccacaagctagcagagagcagatttagactggacattaggaagaacttcttcacagttcgagtggccaaggtctggaacgggctcccaagggaggtggtgctctcccctaccctgggggtcttcaagaggaggttagataggcatctggctggggtcatctgaacccagcactctttcctgcctatgcggggggtcagactcgatctagtgaggtcccttctgaccctaacatctatgaatctttcaaagatgagcctatgaacttcacttcatcaacctactggatataaaaaatcatggactaaatctagacattggatttatgacatattataacctgcctaacatctgactccccaggtacctttccatatttaccagctacattcattcctgcctctcctccccccctcaatccactgactcctcaatttacatcgtcactgactggctttcctgcatgcataccagcctctggcttctttactattcattccatccaggaagagcacagtcaactgcagatgtttcctcaggctgatgaagggtatttacacccaaaagcttgcaaagaaaatttttcccagctatttgagttggtctaataaaagatatcagatttacccaaagaaccttacctgtcCATCAGTCAGTCTCGAACATGCCTGTCTTGTACCTGATTTCAAATCATGATTAAACTACCGTTCTCAAGCTTTTTTGCGTGTAGGAAGGGAATGTGTTATAGCACATTACTCCCAATACCAGTTTGCCCTGCTGAGATTAAGGGTCTTGTCTCCTGCTGAGCTTTTCCTGTTCAAATGCATCCTTCTGGAAGAAATCCTCTTGAAAGGATGAAGTGGTGCCATACCTGTATTGACACTCTGTTCTTTGGCATAGTGAGATACAGTCTGTGGGTTGAGGCTGCCCTTTGTGAAATAAGTCTCTGGCTACATGCAGTTGGAGGAAGAGAAATGGTCAGCATGGGCTGCTTCTTGTCCTAACTGTTTGACAGGGTCACTTTAGCAAAACCAGAGCAGGTCAGGCCGTCTGGAACAAGGAAGGCAAACACAGAGACAAGCAGAAGAAAACATCCCCTGTTAATGTCCAGCATTAAAGCAACTCTATACATTACAGCCCAATTCTTCCCTTTTCATGGGTATTGTAGCCTACTCTTTCTTTATATGATTTATACTTAAAGACCCTTTTTCATCCAAGCCATACATCCAGAAGGCAGGGTACACAGGCTCCAAGATATTGATTTCAAATGTATGTAAGTGTGTTTCTTCTTTGGCAAGGGAATAAAATGACAGGTTCTTGTCTGGTAGATTGAGAAAAACACCAACCCTCATGGGTCTCCCTTCCTTTAAtggggttttctggttcctatgCCATGCTGACAATTGTCCATTAGTCCATTCCACACACCAGGAAAGTTCAGTTCTTCCCAGTCTCTCCCCACTACCAATCTTTCTGTCAGCGATTCCGACGGCCCATCCAGCGCTGTCCTTGGTAATTACTTCCCAGTAATGGAATCCAGAAGAGAAACTTTGGGAACACATGACCTGGCTGATGCGGAACCTATTGGGAGAGTCTTTGTAACGTGGGGGATAGAGAGATACAATCACTTTCCTGTTTTCAGCCTTGACCTCTAGCTGGCGATGAATTCTTTCAAGATCAAAGGTCACGTTTTCTGCCCCTAAAATAGATAAAGGAAATATTCTGATCCAAAGGCAATGGGGAGACTTGTCAATTCAACATTTATGAAACCTGGTAAACAGAAATGCCTCGTGTACCCAGCTGGAGTTGTGCCCCATTAGGTAATCAAAATGAAAGTTGGCCACCAAACAAGAATCCTTCACCCAAATTGCATCCCAGAGCCCAATCTTGCAAATTGCTAAGAATCTTCAGTTGAACAGTAGGAGCCAGATCCTGAGCCTGGTGCTGACTCAGGCAAACTCCTATTGACTGTGACCACTGAGACTGAGCAAACCTTTGGTACTGACCCTCAAGACTGAGCTTGTGAATTCCAATGGAAACTAAGTATGGTAGTGCTAGAGTGATGTAGTAGtcgtgatggtccaggaattaggCAAGAGGCAAAAATGTctcagggtgatatctttttttggaaCAACTGCACAGGTGGGATAgggttagataagctttcaaatgcaaaacacttTTTATCGGGCCTGAGAAGTGACAGCCAACACAGCACggtaaaaaaacaaccaacccagCTATAAGAGGGGAAACTGAAATCACTTAATACCACATGGACCCTGATCCCAATGGCAATCTTACAACCAAATTGTGTGTAACAGAATAAAAAGTAAGAGGGTTACCATGCCCAACAGAGGCTAGAAAACTACTGCTTCATTGGAATCATATAAGAATAAGTCTGGAAAGGATCTTGTGATGTGAATTGGTTCAAAATCTGGCTTGAGACAAGATCTCTCCCATATAAAACATCCCACACAAATGTCTGTTGAACCCGCTCTATAAAACTTGTGATTGCTGAAATGATACTACCTTTCTAGGTAATTGGGTCCTGTACTTAACCACCCTCTGAGctggaaagtttttcctactataTTACTTAAATTTCCGTTGTAATTTCAGCCTGTTACATCTTGTCCTGTGCCCTATGGACATGGAGAACAATTGATTGCCATTATTTTGATAACAACCCTTTTTATacttaaagactgttatcaacttcccactcagtcttctttcctacagactaaataagcccttcTCTCCAGCCTTGCCTCATGTGTCAGGTTTTTGAGAACTCACTCATTTTTTTTGGTCTTCTCTGGGCTTGTTTTAATTTGCCAACTTTTTTCCTAAAGTGcattgcccaaaactggatatcATACCCCAGgcaaggcctcaccagtgccttgCACGTTAATACCTCCCAGAATGTTACTAAGCTTTTTTGGCAACAATATTATACTATTGACTCCTGCTAAGCTCGAGTCCTCCATAAACTCCCTGAtcctttttctgcagtactgcagcctagctcGGCGCTCCTACTTCTGGATTTGTGCAGTCAATTGTTTCATCCCTTTGCATTTGCCCCGAGTGAATTTCATCTATTTTATCTCATACCTTTTTTCCCTCCATTTATCAAGATCACATCCTCCAACACATCTACAGggccacccagcttggtgtcatctgccaatGAGTGTACACTCAGTCCTAACTCACAAATGAAGGTACTGAACAGAACCAGACCCATGTTACTGACCGGTTCTTAGACAAATAATTTTGCACAGTGGTTAACCTACAAACTAAATGGCTGCTACAGTGTTGTAAAATGTTCTCATCCTTTAAATGAGGTAGTTATAAGCAAACATCCGGATCCTCAGCTGTGTTATACACGCACATCTCCACCAGTGAAGCTGCACTGATTCAAAGCAGCTGAGGATCTTGCTCAAAATGTTCTAGAAAGCTGTTGGTGAATGGGCCAAAGCCTTTCATTTGGAACATCCTCTTTATTGAATTGTCATATTGGCTCACATACTTACACGGAGCAAACTGACTTGAAATAACTGGGTCTGGACTACTGTCTGCAGGCTCCGGACATGAAGAGGCAACACTGATCTCAGCAAGTAAATCTCCAGGTTGTACTAAAcatgaagggaaaaaatatatatattagggaaCTTCTTCAAATAGCAGATCCTTAAAACTAAACACAAGGCAAAGGCAATTGCCAACAGTTACAGAGTCTGTCAAATATATATAGGTGTACTATATATGCATATATCTCTGTTTGACAGATACTCAGGCCTGTTTCTAAAGAATATGTATGCAGCTAAGCATGTGAGGAAATGTAGTTAAGTATATATAATTTACACTTAGGTTATTCAGGCGTTAGGCACGCAACAGTGGTCGCTGCACTTAGAAATGACCAGTTAGATGCATAAAGGACCAATTGGGCATCTGAGCATGGAAGCAATAAGGGCTATTATGTATACAAATTAACCATGCTGCTCTACGCAGGTTCTTACACTGTGCTCAGCACTCTGGTGTCCACGTGACATCGTTTTAATGTGTATTTCATAAACACTAAATAATCCTTTGCTTTAGTTACCCAAGTACAGAGTCTCCTAATATGCAGCTCTTAAATCTCATAGGGCTCTCTCTCAGATTTGCAGAAATACTGTGATGCATATTTAAATGATAGACTGTCACTTGGCGCTTTCGCCATACAGCTGAATCATTCTTAGCAGTAATCTGTATGGGGCTGGAGAAAGCTTTTTTGGCAACAATGTCTTGGGAACAACTTTACTTTTATATTAACCCTTTATAGTCTTGTTGCATAAACTAATATGCTCATACTTAAGCATCTGCATGTATTTTTACAAGAGTGGTATTTAAATTATCAGAGTGCAAGAATCATATTGGaaaggaaagaacaaaaaaaccccaaacaaccagAAAGAGGCAGCAGACTGCAGGTATTCTTTATGGAGGATGTGCTCTGAGCCTCACTCAGATTTAATCCTTTGGTGTCACGACTCTACTAAAAATTTGTTTCCAACAAATCAGTGAGAAACAAAAAGCAGGTCTTTTTGTTTTAtgccaagtatttttttttaattaaatcttcaACTCTGAGTGTAAATTTCCCCCATTGCAGCCGGATCTTAACAAACAAGGGACAGAAAAAAgggttgacttcaatgggagatAACAGTGTTCAGTACCTTTGGGAGCTGCTTGGTACTTTGCTGAACCAAACTCTGTAACGAGACAAGAGAttccaaaataaaagaaagatatAAGAACAcagcataagaacataagaaatgccatttatAAGGGTCCATCCAACCCAGTGTCCTGTCTCAGTGGCATAGAGTAGCGGCTGAAGTGGAGGGTGCACAAACAATGTCCAGAATCTCCCACCCCTGGCCCCTCTCCTATTGCAGCTTCCAGCACTCAGAGGTTTAGGAAGTCCTGATCCAGAGACTGTACTCCCATCTACCATGTTTAGGGCCTATTGCCAGaactttcctccaagaattggCCCAGTCCTCTTCTGAGCTGGGTAAAACTACCAAACTCCACAACCCCTTGTTAGAATGAGTACCACGAGTTAATTAAACCGTATACGAAAAACAACTTCCTTTGATCATTTTAAACCTACTACCCAATAGTTTAATTTtctgccccctagttctagtattttgAGAGACCATAAAGAATAAATCCCTTCTTACATTCTCTGCACCATTTACTATTTTGTAAATCTATATCATATCCCTACTCAGGCATCAAACAGCTAGCCTATTTAGTCCGTCTTCACATGAAAACCATCCATGCCCCAGTCACTTATGTTAACCCTctttgtaccttttctaattcttctATATTCTTTCTGAAGTACGAAGACCAAAACTGTGCCAATATTCAAAGTATGATGTACCATAGAGTTATAAAGGGACACAatgatattttgttttatttacaatTCTCTTAATAGTTcttaatattttatttgctttttgggCGGTTGCTAAGCACTGAGCTGCTAttgtttttagcaaactgtccacaatgatgGGATATAACATTGAGCCCCATCACCATATATGTATATTTTGGATAATTCTTTCCCATTTGCATCACTTTGCAGTCATCAGCACTGAATTTCATTTGCCATCTTGTTGTCCATTCACTCAATTTTGAAATATCTTTCTCTAGGTCCACTTTGGTTTTTACCACTCTGAATGATTGTGTCACtatgcacccctctcccccttcccaggtcttttatgaatatattaatatattaaacaGCACCAGTCCCAACAAGACCTCACTAGATCCTTGCAAGACTCCACTgtttatttctttccatttttaagaTGACCATTTATACCCATTCCTTGCTTTCTGACCTGAGAAAACATGACTAAAGCAAGCTCACCTGATGGTAGTTGCTTCGTATCTCTCTCCAATATTGATTCCAATTGTTTCCTGAACTGTTCTACAGCACTTGTGACAGCAACAATCTTCTCATCATTGAGTGTCACACGAGGGCCTGTGCACACTTCTCCTTCAACCTAACAGTaacagaagagaagaatgaaTGGGTGGGGCTAAATGAATATAACCAAATCATCAAAAATTTCTGGCGATTTCATAAGGTCAGGATGGCAAACTACTAGTGAGCTCTCCATAAATCTTATGCTTCACAGAAGGGATAAGGGTTCCTGAAACTTCTGCAAATACTCAAAAGATATTTATTTGAACTTATAATACCTTTTTGTCCCTAGTGGAAGTCACAAAGGGATTTGTTTGATATATATGGTCAGAGAAAACGTGTTTAACTAAACAGCTACTCAACACATGATTTCTCTCCCTCTAGACTTTCTTTTCCAACTCCAGGCATATGGGGGAAACTCAAGAGGTTTTTAACATTGATTTGGACTGGATACAGCAATAGACCTCTACCTATATAAAAGTCCAATTGTAGGATCTGACACTGTGTTCTTATTTCCCACCACTTCTAACAACTAGTAATTACCAGGTCCAGTTTAATCAACAGGATTGTTTCCACACACTCCCCAATATGCTCTGCAAGAGTGGCAAAATAGGACTCCTGCTCTTCTCCATATATACATGCCCTCCCTCTGGAAAGCAAATATGTTATTGGATCTCATCTGAACCTTAGATTTGACTGATCTACTTTAAACAGATATGAGAGAAACAAGTTTGTCTTCCTACTGTATTCCACCCACTCATTGGCTATGTCTGCATTAGCACTTTCTTCTTCCTAAATTTCCCACCACTGGTAGCAACAGTGCAGACCAGCTGCCAAATCTGGAAACACCATATGGTTCCATCCTACTCAGACTGCGACAATGGTGTCCTATTCATACCAATGCATTTATGCCACCCTTGTGCAACAAGAGTGCAGCTCTGGGAAACCTGAAGGAAACGTGAGAGCGCGATGCACCACAAAGGATTTGGCCCCATTTCTACATACATTCAGCTGCTTCAGCAGGCTGTTGTGTGCCCCTCTTTCCATCTGGGTTTTGAATTCTGCAAGCTTGTTCAGTTTGCTGGTGAGCTGGCCAAttatttcttctgttttttgcTGGGCTGTTTGCTGCTCTTGTGCGATGATCCTCAGTATCTCTCCCTCTTCCTGGGCAAGACGCTCTTTCATGGCACCAAAGTCTTCAGTAATCACGCCTTTGATCTGAGAGAGATTTTCCTgaagggagcagatcaggacagtGAGGACAAAGGGGAAGTTTGGAATTTGGATATCTAAGGCCTTGTTTTACCCACTCTGGAAACTGACCACTTCATTTCAgcacaattatttttataaaagtgAAGAAGATACTAGTTAATGAAGATTCATAATTGGCACAAATCTTGTATTGCCTTCAGCGGGAATTTGGGACAAGGAGCATAGGATTTGGCCTATTTGAAAGCCAGTGGTTCTTAGTTGCTATCAGAACATGTTCTAGCTCTCAGATGTACAGAAACATACGCTACTTCCTGGACAAGGTGGACAAGACAATGACATGAATGACTTTGTGGTACCCATACGGACCACTGGAGGAACGTAGCTATCCCAGTCAGTGCTGTATGAGATGTAGgagtgaaaaggaaaaatatatctgCTGCATTCTAAATAAAGCAGGCTGTGTGTCTACCTCCAAATATCAGGCTGACAAACATCCATACGTACATTTATTTCATCCATGTCTTTCTCCCGGCTGCGGATGGCATCTTTGACCATTTCAATATGCCTGGAGATCTCACTTATTTCCTCTGTCTCCTTTAAAGGGAAACATATCAGTGCACGTTTACACAACCATTATAAAGAATATCATAGGATAAGGTAACAAGGTGGTAAAAACACCAGGGTCTTTTATACCTTCCACTACCTGGACTCTGCTCCAGCCAGTTAAGGATGCAATTAACTTTCAGAAGATGAATAATCCACAGGAAGTCAACAGGAAGCTCTTGGGCTTAGTGTTATG encodes the following:
- the RNF135 gene encoding E3 ubiquitin-protein ligase RNF135; translated protein: MFIGRQSFSRRTETESSSCFAVAGVMAANLVKNLQEEVTCSLCLDYFQDPVVIIKCSHSFCRDCIGKHYKEVGTDVKCPHCMQIFQWKDLMAIRQLANMVEIIRKMGRETEEISEISRHIEMVKDAIRSREKDMDEINENLSQIKGVITEDFGAMKERLAQEEGEILRIIAQEQQTAQQKTEEIIGQLTSKLNKLAEFKTQMERGAHNSLLKQLNVEGEVCTGPRVTLNDEKIVAVTSAVEQFRKQLESILERDTKQLPSEFGSAKYQAAPKVQPGDLLAEISVASSCPEPADSSPDPVISSQFAPWAENVTFDLERIHRQLEVKAENRKVIVSLYPPRYKDSPNRFRISQVMCSQSFSSGFHYWEVITKDSAGWAVGIADRKIGSGERLGRTELSWCVEWTNGQLSAWHRNQKTPLKEGRPMRVGVFLNLPDKNLSFYSLAKEETHLHTFEINILEPVYPAFWMYGLDEKGSLSINHIKKE